The segment AACGTTCGTCACGACTTCACGCAAACCGGAATCCACCAAATGGATTCCGTACACGAGCGCCGCGGTCGCGGAAAACAAATCAAAAGGGAGACCATCGGCGGTCCTTTTCTATGCTCGGTGGGCTCTGTCCGCGGATCCCAAAGGCGGGTTGGCGACTCCCGCTATTCATCAGTCCCTTGCTGATGCCGGATAGGTTACGATGGAAGCCGACTTAACGAATTCCGGCAGTAGAGACTTTGACAAACTGAACGAACAGGGATTCACATCGATACCCGTACTAGTTTTGTACCCGATTGCTGGACCTCGATTGGGGTTTGATGGCGGCACACCTGAACTAGAGGTTGTCTCAGCGGTTGCTCGGTCTAGCCAATGATCTTGTCCACCACCTTCATGATTGCGGGGAACCGTCCAATGCACCCGAGCGGCGAAGTCGGGCGTTTTGACAATGGACAATCTCTCGTCGCCGCCGGGTGATCGGTATCGTTACCCGACTGAGTCCACGGCACATCGCCAGGAGGTCATCCCAGATATGCCGCCCACCGCAGAAACATAAGTTACCCGACTGAGTCCATGCACCCACTCGTTGCAGACATCGCATCGTGCTTTCCGGTGCATCCGATTCCGAACGCTCGAGATGCGATAATCGACACGTATATGGTCGAACACCTGCACAAAATACTCGGTGGCAAACCGTGGCCGAACTTGACCCCAGTCGAATGCCGACACTGCTCGGATGGTTTCACGTTTCTGACTCCAATCGGATTGCACTACTACCTCCCGGCTTACATGACCGCCGAGGTAGTTGACGCCGAAGAGGCCGATGTTGTGATAGACTCGCTGATTGGCCTGCTTCAGCGTGCTCGATTCTATCGTGACGATCGCTATCTCGACTTTTGGCGTCTGCTTACCGATGATCAGCTCACGGTGATCGGGCGTTGGTTGGATCACTATGAGACTGCATACGACTTCAACGATTGCACGCAGTCTGAGGTTGCGACCGCAAGGACATGGCTCAAGACTGTTTCGGACTCGCCTCGCTTGCAGAATGGCGGGTAACCATGCGATGATACGGAGCGGCGGTGGTCGCCGTTTTGGCAGTGGTTGAGTCGTTCGCCGCCGCCCGCATATCGCTACCGTTCCCCGACTGAAACGCATCCGAACCATCAACCGAGGCTGAGCAATTCCCCGACCATCGCCTTACGCACGCCAAATGGGCGCGTCGATTCTCAATCTCGTCGTCCTGTTCGACAAGTGTGCTCC is part of the Novipirellula caenicola genome and harbors:
- a CDS encoding DUF6714 family protein; translation: MHPLVADIASCFPVHPIPNARDAIIDTYMVEHLHKILGGKPWPNLTPVECRHCSDGFTFLTPIGLHYYLPAYMTAEVVDAEEADVVIDSLIGLLQRARFYRDDRYLDFWRLLTDDQLTVIGRWLDHYETAYDFNDCTQSEVATARTWLKTVSDSPRLQNGG